Proteins found in one Salvelinus alpinus chromosome 11, SLU_Salpinus.1, whole genome shotgun sequence genomic segment:
- the LOC139533444 gene encoding uncharacterized protein — protein SSSSSSSCSSSSSSSSSSSSSSCSSSSSSSSSSSCCSSSSSSSSSSSSSSSSSSSSSSSSSSSSSSSSSNSSRSSSSNSSSSSSSNSSSSSNSSSNSSSNSSSSSSSNSSSSSNSSSNSSSNSNSSNSHSSNSRSSSSSSSSSNSSSNSSSSNSSSSSNSSSSSNSSSNSSSSNSSSSNSSSSSSSSSSSSSNILSSNSSSSNSSSSNNSSSNSSSSSNSSSSNSSSNSSSNSSSSNSSSSNSSSSNSSSNSSSGNSSSSNSSSSNSSSCNSSSNSSSNSSSNSSSNSSSSNSLSSNSSSSNSSSSNSSSSNSSNSSSSNSSSSNSSSSNSSSNSSNSSSSNSSSNSSSSNSSSSNSSSSNSSSNSSSNSSSNSSSSNSSSSNSSSSNSSSNSSSNSSSNSSSSNSSSSHSSSSNSSSNSSSNSSSSNSSSSNSSSSNSSSNSSSNSSSSNSSSNSSSSNSSSSNSSSNSSSNSSSSNSLSSNSSSSNSSSNSSSNSSSNSSSSNSSSSNSSSSNSSSNSSSNSSSSNSSSSNSSSNSSSNSSSSNSLSSNSLSSNSSSSNSLSSNSSSSNSSSSNSSSSNSSSNSSSSNSSSSNSSNILSSNSSSSNSSSSNILSSNSSSSNSSSSSNSSSSNSSSSNSSNSNSSSNSSSNSSSSNSSSNSSSSNSSSNSSSSNSS, from the coding sequence agtagtagtagtagtagtagttgtagtagtagtagtagtagtagtagtagtagtagtagtagtagttgtagtagtagtagtagtagtagtagtagtagtagttgttgtagtagtagtagtagtagtagtagtagtagtagtagtagcagtagcagtagtagtagcagtagcagtagtagcagtagtagtagcagtagtagtagtagtaatagtagtagaagtagtagtagtaacagcagtagtagtagcagtagtaatagtagtagcagcagtaatagtagtagtaatagtagtagtaacagcagtagtagtagcagtagtaatagtagtagcagcagtaatagtagtagtaatagtagtagtaacagcaacagtagtaacagccacagtagtaacagcagaagtagtagtagtagtagcagtagtagtaacagcagtagtaacagcagcagtagtaacagcagtagtagtagtaacagcagcagtagtagtaacagcagcagtaacagcagtagtagtaacagcagtagtagtaacagcagtagtagtagcagcagcagtagtagcagcagtagtaacatcctcagtagtaacagcagcagcagtaacagcagcagtagtaacaacagcagtagtaacagcagcagtagtagtaacagcagtagtagtaacagcagtagtaacagcagtagtaacagtagtagtagtaacagcagcagtagtaacagcagtagtagtaacagcagtagtaacagcagtagtggtaacagcagcagtagtaacagcagtagtagtaacagcagcagttgtaacagcagtagtaacagcagtagtaacagcagtagtaacagcagtagtaacagcagcagtagtaacagcctcagtagtaacagcagcagtagtaacagcagcagtagtaacagcagtagtagtaacagcagcaatagcagcagtagtaacagcagtagtagtaacagcagcagtagtaacagcagtagtaacagcagtaacagcagcagtagtaacagcagtagtaacagcagcagtagtaacagcagcagtagtaacagcagcagtagtaacagcagtagtaacagcagtagtaacagcagtagtaacagcagtagtagtaacagcagcagtagtaacagcagcagtagtaacagtagtagtaacagcagtagtaacagcagtagtaacagcagtagtagtaacagcagcagtagtcacagcagcagtagtaacagcagtagtaacagtagtagtaacagcagtagtagtaacagcagcagtagtaacagcagcagtagtaacagcagtagtaacagcagtagtaacagcagcagtagtaacagtagtagtaacagcagcagtagtaacagcagcagtagtaacagcagtagtaacagcagtagtaacagcagcagtagtaacagcctcagtagtaacagcagcagtagtaacagtagtagtaacagcagtagtaacagcagtagtaacagcagtagtagtaacagcagcagtagtaacagcagcagtagtaacagcagtagtaacagcagtagtaacagcagtagtagtaacagcagtagtagtaacagcagtagtaacagtagtagtaacagcagcagtagtaacagcctcagtagtaacagcctcagtagtaacagcagcagtagtaacagcctcagtagtaacagcagtagtagtaacagcagcagtagtaacagcagcagtagtaacagtagtagtaacagcagtagtagtaacagcagtagtagcaacagtagtaacatcctcagtagtaacagcagcagcagtaacagcagcagtagtaacatcctcagtagtaacagcagcagtagtaacagcagcagtagtagtaacagcagtagtagtaacagcagtagtagtaacagcagtaatagtaatagcagtagtaacagtagcagtaacagcagcagtagtaacagcagtagtaacagtagcagtagtaacagcagtagtaacagcagcagtagtaacagcagt
- the LOC139533445 gene encoding dentin sialophosphoprotein-like — protein SSSNSSSSNSSSSNSSSNSSSSSNSSSSSNSSSSSNSSSNSLSSNSSSSNSSSNSSSSNSSSSNSSSSNSSNSNSSSSNSSSSNSSSSSNSSSNSSSSNSSSNSSSNSSSSNSSSNSSSSNSLSSNSSSSNSSSNSSSSNSSSSNSSSNSSSNSSSNSSSSNSSSNSSSSNSSSNSSSSNSSSSNSSSSNSSSSNSSSNSSSSNSSNSSSSNSSSNSSSNSRSSNSSSNSSSSNSSSSNSSSSNSSSSNSSSSNSSSNSSTSNSSSSNSSSSNSSGNSSSSNSSSNSSSSNSSSNSSSSNSSSNSSSNSSSSNSSSSNSSSNSSSNSSSSNSSSNSSSSNSSSSNSSSNSSSSNSSSSNSSSNSSSNSSSNSSSSNSSSSNSSSSNSSSSNSSSNSSSNSSSNSSSSNSSSSNSSS, from the exons agcagtagtaacagcagcagtagtaacagcagtagtagtaacagcagcagtaacagcagcagcagtagtaacagcagcagcagtagtaacagcagcagtagtagtaacagcagcagtaacagcctcagtagtaacagcagtagtagtaacagcagtagtaacagcagcagtagtaacagcagtagtagtaacagcagtagtagtaacagcagcaatagtaacagcagtagtagtaacagcagcagtagtaacagcagcagtagtagtaacagcagtagtaacagcagcagtagtaacagcagcagtaacagcagtagtaacagcagcagcagtaacagcagtagtaacagcagtagtagtaacagcctcagtagtaacagcagtagtagtaacagcagtagtaacagcagcagtagtaacagcagcagtagtaacagcagtagtaacagcagcagtaacagcagtagtaacagcagcagcagtaacagcagtagtaacagcagcagtagtaacagcagtagtaacagcagtagtagtaacagcagtagtagtaacagcagtagtagtaacagtagcagtagtaacagcagtagtaacagcagcagtagtaacagcagtaacagcagcagtagtaacagcagtagtaacagcagtagtaacagcaggagtagtaacagcagtagtaacagcagcagtagtaacagcagcagtagtaacagcagcagtagtaac agcagtagtagtaacagcagcagtagtaacagtagtagtaacagcagtactagtaacagcagcagtagtaacagcagcagtagtaacagcagcggtaacagcagtagtagtaacagtagtagtaacagcagcagtagtaacagtagtagtaacagcagcagtagtaacagtagtagtaacagcagcagtaacagcagcagtagtaacagcagtagtagtaacagtagtagtaacagcagtagtaacagcagtagtagtaacagcagcagtaacagcagtagtagtaacagcagtagtagtaacagcagcagtaacagcagtagtagtaacagcagtagtagtaacagtagtagtaacagcagtagtaacagcagtagtaacagcagcagtagtaacagcagtagtagtaacagcagcagtagtaacagcagtagtagtaacagtagtagtaacagtagtagtaacagcagtagtaacagcagtagtagtaacagcagcagtagtaacagcagtagt